In Granulicatella elegans, one genomic interval encodes:
- the pheS gene encoding phenylalanine--tRNA ligase subunit alpha: MNLAEMKQQFDAIRQDVLAALETVQTLKEVEQIRVQQLGKKGPITEVLKNIKNIVPEERPQVGALANELRSVIEEKITSIKADLEAKALVESLRNETIDVTMPGRPISVGTKHVLSHVSDEVEDFFIGLGYQVVEGPEVESDHYNFEMMNLPKDHPARDMQDTFYITPEYLLRTQTSPVQARTMEKHDFSKGPLKMISPGRVFRRDNDDATHSHQFYQIEGLVIDKHITMADLKGTLAAFAKELFGQEREVRLRPSYFPFTEPSLEVDISCFKCGGQGCSICKGTGWIEILGSGMVHPNVLEAAGVDSSVYGGFAFGLGQDRIAMLKYGIEDIRSLYTNDVRFLNQFTK, from the coding sequence ATGAATTTAGCAGAAATGAAACAACAATTTGATGCGATTCGTCAAGATGTATTAGCTGCATTAGAAACTGTTCAAACATTAAAAGAAGTTGAACAAATTCGTGTGCAACAATTAGGGAAAAAAGGGCCTATTACGGAAGTTCTAAAAAATATTAAAAATATTGTTCCAGAAGAACGTCCACAAGTAGGAGCTTTAGCGAACGAATTACGTAGTGTGATTGAAGAAAAAATTACAAGCATTAAAGCTGATTTAGAAGCAAAAGCATTAGTAGAATCTTTACGTAATGAAACAATTGATGTGACAATGCCAGGTCGTCCAATAAGTGTAGGGACAAAACATGTATTAAGTCACGTTAGTGATGAAGTGGAAGATTTCTTCATTGGATTAGGATATCAAGTAGTAGAAGGTCCAGAAGTAGAATCAGACCACTATAACTTCGAAATGATGAACTTACCAAAAGATCATCCTGCTCGTGATATGCAAGATACATTTTATATTACACCAGAGTATTTATTACGTACGCAAACTTCACCAGTTCAAGCAAGAACGATGGAAAAACATGATTTCTCTAAAGGCCCATTAAAAATGATTAGTCCAGGGCGTGTATTTAGACGTGATAATGATGATGCGACTCATTCCCATCAATTCTATCAAATTGAAGGATTAGTAATTGATAAACATATTACAATGGCAGACTTAAAAGGAACATTAGCTGCATTTGCTAAAGAATTATTTGGTCAAGAACGTGAAGTTCGCCTACGTCCAAGTTATTTTCCATTTACAGAACCTTCGTTAGAAGTAGATATTAGCTGTTTCAAATGTGGTGGACAAGGTTGTTCGATTTGTAAAGGAACAGGTTGGATTGAAATTTTAGGTTCAGGAATGGTTCATCCAAATGTATTAGAAGCTGCTGGAGTAGATTCAAGCGTTTATGGTGGATTTGCCTTTGGATTAGGACAAGATCGTATTGCAATGTTGAAATATGGAATCGAAGATATTCGTTCGCTTTATACGAATGATGTTCGTTTCTTAAATCAATTCACGAAGTAA
- a CDS encoding NUDIX hydrolase: MNDFTEVTLQKEVKYKGGIFTVEHHLVSLPNGKQSTRDIVLHNGAVAVLVVHEGKILLVRQYRKAIEAHTLEIPAGKLDHDGESPLEAAKRELEEEAQLSANEWKKVVDLVPTPGYCNEKIHLYEAKEIHHLENAAPLDEDEFVSIEWVPVEEVIQKIHNGEITDAKTIIAVQYAALHQ; encoded by the coding sequence ATGAATGATTTTACAGAAGTAACCCTACAAAAAGAAGTGAAATACAAAGGTGGTATTTTTACAGTTGAACACCATTTAGTATCTCTTCCAAATGGTAAACAATCAACGAGAGATATTGTTTTACATAATGGAGCAGTAGCAGTTCTTGTTGTTCACGAAGGAAAGATTTTATTAGTTCGTCAATATCGTAAAGCTATTGAAGCTCATACATTAGAAATTCCAGCAGGTAAATTAGATCATGATGGAGAAAGCCCATTAGAAGCAGCAAAAAGGGAGTTAGAAGAAGAGGCGCAATTAAGTGCAAATGAATGGAAAAAAGTAGTTGATTTAGTCCCAACTCCTGGATATTGTAATGAAAAAATTCATTTGTATGAAGCAAAAGAAATTCATCATTTAGAGAATGCTGCCCCTTTAGATGAAGATGAATTTGTTTCAATTGAGTGGGTTCCCGTGGAAGAAGTGATTCAAAAAATCCATAATGGAGAAATTACTGATGCCAAAACGATTATCGCTGTTCAATATGCAGCATTGCATCAATAG
- a CDS encoding CCA tRNA nucleotidyltransferase → MSIQKEPLFLEALPVMQQLVDAGYEAYFVGGSVRDMLLHKPISDVDIATSATPQEVKEIFPHTVDVGIEHGTVMVIYHKEGYEVTTFRTEEGYEDFRHPDKVTFVRSLEEDLKRRDFTINALAIGIDDQLMDFFDGIGDLERQCIRCVGDAKERFNEDALRMFRAVRFVGQLGFQIEQETKNAISLLKMNLSKVAVERMKVEFEKMIQSGHRKEALQLFVETGLYQACPLFEGKEDILLKIAQFPLKEMSVLQAWILFVDELNFSDKEVTHLLKSWKSSNEQIRDVLVGYRTYRARKEEKWNFLLAYNCPYEVACEVEQLLIAQDKSTSMKSLEATYHSLPIRSMNDIHLNGHDIIRILKLNKKGPIIGQVLKTVEKMILEQSIFNDAEVLETYVLSHFGGKSV, encoded by the coding sequence ATGTCTATTCAAAAAGAACCATTATTTTTAGAAGCATTACCTGTGATGCAACAATTGGTGGATGCTGGATATGAAGCTTATTTTGTTGGTGGTTCCGTAAGAGATATGCTCCTTCATAAGCCTATTTCAGATGTAGATATTGCCACAAGTGCTACACCACAAGAAGTTAAAGAAATCTTTCCTCATACAGTAGATGTAGGGATTGAACATGGGACAGTTATGGTTATCTATCATAAAGAAGGTTATGAAGTTACAACTTTTCGAACAGAAGAAGGTTATGAAGATTTTAGACATCCAGATAAAGTGACCTTTGTTCGCTCGCTAGAAGAAGATTTAAAACGACGTGATTTCACGATTAATGCATTAGCAATCGGGATAGATGACCAATTAATGGATTTCTTCGATGGAATTGGAGATTTAGAACGCCAATGTATTCGATGTGTTGGAGATGCAAAAGAACGTTTCAATGAAGATGCGTTACGAATGTTTCGTGCGGTGCGTTTTGTCGGTCAATTAGGATTTCAGATTGAACAAGAAACGAAGAATGCTATTTCTTTATTGAAAATGAATTTATCTAAAGTAGCCGTGGAACGGATGAAAGTTGAATTTGAAAAAATGATTCAAAGTGGTCATCGTAAAGAAGCGTTGCAATTATTTGTTGAAACGGGCTTATATCAAGCTTGTCCATTATTTGAGGGGAAAGAAGACATTCTTTTGAAAATTGCACAATTTCCTTTAAAAGAAATGAGCGTCTTACAAGCTTGGATTTTATTTGTAGATGAATTGAATTTTAGCGATAAAGAAGTAACTCACTTATTGAAATCTTGGAAGTCTTCGAATGAACAAATCCGAGACGTACTAGTGGGGTATAGAACGTATCGTGCACGAAAAGAAGAAAAGTGGAATTTCCTTTTAGCGTATAATTGTCCTTATGAAGTTGCCTGTGAAGTAGAGCAATTATTGATTGCTCAAGATAAAAGTACTTCTATGAAAAGCTTAGAAGCAACGTATCATTCTTTACCGATTCGTTCGATGAATGATATTCATTTAAATGGGCATGATATTATTCGTATTTTAAAATTAAATAAAAAAGGTCCTATTATTGGGCAAGTATTAAAAACGGTTGAAAAAATGATTTTAGAACAAAGTATTTTCAATGATGCTGAAGTGTTGGAAACGTATGTTTTATCTCACTTTGGAGGAAAGAGTGTATAA
- a CDS encoding YpiB family protein: protein MFQPSLDDKKNFISWFVSNHALKRREALWILNYLLNHELLLKQIHFVERVDCTPKGMWFSTDKAPDESFYFYKAGTRFNNPEQAFHDIRLNWKEECYIEMEFEDAYLTMVKFGILEKNPFYEEESSSDEEVHQALAEIQTDVLKQEILTQIDQALETGNQELFIKLTEKLKELEK from the coding sequence ATGTTTCAACCAAGTTTAGATGATAAGAAAAATTTTATTTCATGGTTTGTATCGAATCATGCTTTAAAAAGAAGAGAAGCGCTATGGATTTTAAATTATTTATTAAATCATGAATTATTACTAAAACAAATTCATTTTGTGGAAAGAGTGGATTGTACACCAAAAGGGATGTGGTTTTCGACAGATAAAGCGCCTGATGAATCGTTTTATTTTTATAAAGCAGGAACACGTTTTAATAATCCGGAGCAAGCATTCCATGATATTCGTTTGAATTGGAAAGAAGAATGTTATATTGAAATGGAATTTGAAGATGCTTACTTAACCATGGTAAAATTTGGTATACTAGAAAAGAATCCTTTTTATGAAGAAGAAAGTTCTTCTGATGAAGAAGTTCATCAAGCATTAGCAGAAATTCAAACAGATGTCTTAAAACAAGAAATTTTAACGCAAATTGATCAAGCGTTAGAAACTGGTAATCAAGAGTTGTTTATTAAATTAACAGAAAAATTAAAAGAACTAGAAAAGTAA
- a CDS encoding tetratricopeptide repeat protein produces MKSIVEQIQNALEEQELEKVYSLFHQFMNEVTEDKIEELIDLAAFTASSGFFDEARQAYVLLTQFEPEESAWTILLAELLVNQGEYDQALSVLYDIPEDNPNYPSVLVILSELYKVQGYYDVAERKLLLAKELAPKEAILDFYLGTLLFESGSMERSAQYLERFLKYSTEETGEEKRARELLVEASLEIGNDEPLQELVSDEGLELSSNELLISIAKHDIQEENYDHARKLYQEILSRDEENYEALLGLSHIQMFKHEYLKAIMSLSKMTETYPYEKDPFFSLGVSYLSIGQMEKGQEALKQAYELSPESFEIMQAYTEVLLYQEEFEEVQAILASEIEEGLENGQIFYLMARAKEGSEEFEEALEFYQKASVDLKDSVEFIVDYVRFLREEGRIAQAKEWLEHGQKLEPLNEDLQELQQYFEA; encoded by the coding sequence ATGAAATCAATCGTTGAACAAATTCAAAATGCATTAGAAGAACAAGAGTTAGAAAAAGTTTATTCACTTTTCCATCAGTTTATGAATGAAGTGACAGAGGATAAAATTGAAGAATTAATCGATTTAGCTGCATTTACTGCAAGTAGTGGATTTTTTGATGAAGCAAGACAGGCGTATGTATTATTAACTCAATTTGAACCTGAAGAATCCGCTTGGACTATTTTATTAGCTGAACTATTAGTGAATCAAGGCGAGTATGATCAAGCTTTATCTGTTTTATATGATATTCCTGAAGATAACCCGAACTACCCAAGTGTTTTAGTGATTTTATCAGAGTTATATAAAGTCCAAGGCTATTATGATGTAGCTGAAAGAAAACTATTATTGGCAAAAGAATTAGCTCCAAAAGAAGCCATTTTAGATTTCTATCTTGGCACTTTATTATTTGAATCTGGTTCGATGGAGAGAAGTGCGCAATATTTAGAAAGATTTTTAAAATATTCAACTGAAGAAACTGGAGAAGAAAAACGAGCTAGAGAATTATTAGTAGAAGCTTCTTTGGAAATTGGAAATGACGAACCTTTACAAGAACTAGTATCCGATGAAGGATTAGAATTATCTTCTAATGAATTATTAATAAGTATTGCAAAACATGATATTCAAGAAGAAAATTATGACCATGCCCGAAAATTATATCAAGAAATCTTATCTCGTGATGAAGAAAACTATGAAGCCTTACTAGGATTAAGTCATATTCAAATGTTTAAACATGAGTATTTAAAAGCGATTATGAGTTTATCTAAAATGACAGAAACTTATCCATATGAGAAAGACCCATTCTTTAGTTTAGGTGTAAGTTATTTATCAATTGGACAAATGGAAAAAGGACAAGAAGCGTTAAAACAAGCTTATGAATTATCTCCTGAATCATTTGAAATTATGCAAGCTTATACAGAAGTTTTATTATATCAAGAAGAGTTTGAAGAAGTTCAAGCTATTTTAGCATCGGAGATAGAAGAGGGACTTGAAAATGGTCAAATTTTCTATTTAATGGCAAGAGCAAAAGAAGGTTCAGAAGAATTCGAAGAAGCATTGGAATTTTATCAAAAAGCTAGTGTTGACTTAAAGGATTCAGTAGAGTTTATTGTGGATTATGTCAGATTCCTTCGTGAGGAAGGTAGAATTGCCCAAGCAAAAGAATGGTTGGAACATGGACAAAAGCTAGAACCATTAAATGAGGATTTACAAGAATTACAACAATATTTTGAAGCATAA
- a CDS encoding HU family DNA-binding protein, producing the protein MANKAELVDRVAKKTQLTKKDVSAVVDALFETIQEALQAGEKVQVIGFGNFEVRERAARKGRNPQSGEEIQIEASKVPAFKAGKALKDAVKN; encoded by the coding sequence ATGGCAAATAAAGCAGAATTAGTAGATCGCGTAGCTAAAAAAACGCAATTAACAAAGAAAGATGTTTCAGCAGTAGTTGATGCATTATTCGAAACAATTCAAGAAGCATTACAAGCAGGTGAAAAAGTACAAGTTATCGGATTTGGTAACTTTGAAGTACGTGAACGTGCTGCTCGTAAAGGACGTAACCCTCAATCAGGTGAAGAAATCCAAATCGAAGCAAGCAAAGTTCCTGCATTCAAAGCAGGTAAAGCTTTGAAAGATGCTGTAAAAAACTAA
- the der gene encoding ribosome biogenesis GTPase Der — protein MSTPVIAIVGRPNVGKSTIFNRVVGERISIVEDIAGVTRDRIYSEGEWLGHQFHIIDTGGIDITDEPFMSNIRMQAEIAMEEADVIIFLTSVKEGVTSTDEHIAKMLYRTNKPVLLAVNKVDNPELRSDIFDFYALGFGEPFPISGSHGLGLGDLLDAAVKAFPEHDNEEDDTDVVRFSFIGRPNVGKSSLVNAMLGEERVIVSNVAGTTRDAIDTSFTDEEGTIFKMIDTAGIRKKGRVFESTEKYSVLRALRAIERSDIVCVVLNAEEGIQEQDKKIAGYAHEAGKGVIILVNKWDTLEKDNSTFKEFEDNIRKEFLYLSYAPILFVSAKTKQRLVRIAPLLKEIHEVRSKRISSSILNDVLMDAIAMNPTPTDKGNRLKIYYMTQVAIQPPTFVVFVNDVELMHFSYERFLENRIRAAFGFEGTPIHMIVRQRK, from the coding sequence ATGTCAACACCAGTTATTGCGATTGTAGGTCGTCCAAATGTTGGGAAGTCTACAATTTTCAATCGAGTTGTTGGTGAAAGAATTTCGATTGTAGAAGATATCGCTGGAGTAACGAGAGATAGAATTTATTCTGAAGGTGAATGGTTAGGACATCAATTCCATATTATTGATACAGGTGGTATTGATATTACAGATGAACCATTTATGTCGAATATTCGTATGCAAGCTGAAATTGCAATGGAAGAAGCAGATGTCATTATTTTCTTAACAAGTGTTAAAGAAGGTGTAACATCAACGGATGAACATATTGCAAAAATGCTTTACCGTACTAATAAGCCAGTATTATTAGCAGTTAATAAAGTGGATAACCCAGAATTAAGATCCGATATTTTTGATTTTTATGCATTAGGGTTTGGAGAACCATTCCCAATTTCAGGAAGTCATGGGTTAGGACTTGGAGATTTATTAGATGCTGCAGTGAAGGCTTTCCCTGAACATGATAATGAAGAAGATGATACTGATGTCGTTCGTTTTAGTTTTATCGGTCGTCCAAATGTAGGAAAATCTAGTTTAGTGAATGCGATGTTAGGGGAAGAACGTGTTATCGTATCGAATGTCGCAGGAACAACTCGTGACGCCATCGATACAAGTTTTACGGACGAAGAAGGTACAATCTTTAAAATGATTGATACAGCAGGGATTCGTAAAAAAGGACGTGTTTTCGAATCGACTGAAAAATACAGTGTTTTACGTGCATTAAGAGCGATTGAACGTAGTGACATTGTTTGTGTTGTCTTGAATGCTGAAGAGGGAATTCAAGAACAAGATAAGAAAATTGCAGGATACGCTCACGAAGCTGGAAAAGGTGTCATTATTTTAGTGAATAAATGGGATACTTTAGAAAAAGATAATTCAACTTTTAAAGAGTTTGAAGATAATATTCGTAAAGAATTCCTATACTTATCTTATGCACCAATTTTGTTCGTTTCAGCTAAAACAAAACAAAGATTGGTCAGAATTGCACCATTATTAAAAGAAATTCATGAAGTTCGTTCTAAACGTATTTCATCCTCGATTTTAAATGATGTATTAATGGATGCTATTGCAATGAATCCGACTCCAACAGATAAAGGAAATCGATTGAAGATTTATTATATGACACAAGTGGCGATTCAACCACCAACATTTGTTGTTTTTGTCAATGATGTAGAATTAATGCACTTTTCATACGAACGTTTCTTAGAAAATCGAATTCGTGCTGCCTTTGGATTTGAAGGAACACCGATTCATATGATTGTTCGTCAAAGAAAATGA
- the rpsA gene encoding 30S ribosomal protein S1, which produces MSELQTMQDALDIVKDIQVGDLVQGEVLVLQDKQAIVGIIGGGVEGVIPFKELSATPFEKIEDIVKVGDVLDLVVIKPIKDKENGSFLLSKRRVDARKVWEELQSKADNHVQVEGTVKDVVKGGLVVDAGVRAFVPASMISDHFVSDLKQFKGQTLVFDIVEILPSDNRLILSRKEIVANEKAAKRASALEAVYEGAVVTGKVARLTNFGAFIDLGGIDGLVHVSEISHEHVSKPSDFLAVGQTVEAKVIGLDAEKGRISLSIKETVAGPWDNITERVAVDSTLVGTVKRFAAFGAFVELFPGVEGLVHISQIAHKHIATPQEVLQVGQEVSVKVLDVNEVEKRISLSIKALEEAPVVEKPEVEEVVEEEYVLPEEDVTFSLADRLGEQLSELVVED; this is translated from the coding sequence ATGTCAGAATTACAAACAATGCAAGATGCACTTGATATTGTAAAAGATATCCAAGTTGGAGACTTAGTTCAAGGAGAAGTACTTGTTTTACAAGATAAACAAGCTATCGTTGGTATTATTGGTGGAGGTGTTGAAGGTGTTATTCCTTTTAAGGAATTATCAGCAACTCCATTTGAAAAAATTGAAGATATTGTAAAAGTGGGAGATGTATTAGATTTAGTAGTTATTAAACCGATTAAAGATAAAGAAAATGGCAGTTTCTTACTTTCAAAACGTCGTGTAGATGCTCGTAAAGTTTGGGAAGAACTTCAATCTAAAGCAGATAATCATGTACAAGTAGAAGGAACTGTTAAAGATGTTGTTAAAGGCGGATTGGTAGTAGATGCCGGTGTTCGTGCATTTGTTCCAGCTTCAATGATTTCTGACCACTTTGTTTCAGATTTGAAACAATTTAAAGGACAAACATTAGTATTTGATATTGTTGAAATTTTACCTTCAGATAATCGTTTAATTTTATCTCGTAAAGAAATCGTTGCTAATGAAAAGGCAGCAAAACGTGCTTCTGCATTAGAAGCAGTATATGAAGGAGCAGTTGTTACAGGTAAAGTTGCTCGTTTAACAAACTTTGGTGCTTTCATTGATTTAGGTGGAATTGATGGATTAGTTCATGTTTCTGAAATTTCTCATGAACATGTATCAAAACCAAGTGATTTCTTAGCAGTTGGACAAACTGTAGAAGCAAAAGTTATTGGATTAGATGCTGAGAAAGGTCGTATTTCTCTATCAATTAAAGAAACAGTTGCTGGACCTTGGGACAACATTACTGAACGTGTAGCAGTTGATTCTACATTAGTTGGTACTGTTAAACGTTTTGCAGCGTTTGGTGCATTTGTTGAATTATTCCCTGGAGTAGAAGGGTTAGTTCATATTTCTCAAATTGCTCATAAACATATCGCAACTCCTCAAGAAGTTCTTCAAGTAGGACAAGAAGTAAGTGTTAAAGTTTTAGATGTAAATGAAGTTGAAAAACGCATTTCATTAAGTATTAAAGCTTTAGAAGAAGCTCCAGTTGTTGAAAAACCTGAAGTTGAGGAAGTTGTGGAAGAAGAATACGTTTTACCTGAAGAAGATGTGACATTTTCATTAGCAGATCGCTTAGGTGAACAATTATCTGAATTAGTTGTTGAAGACTAA
- the cmk gene encoding (d)CMP kinase, which yields MQVAIDGPASSGKSTISKLIAKENHFLYLDTGAMYRVVTLAVLRNHISLEDHDAINELVQNIEIRFTMKDGKQSVFMNGEDVTDEIRSVEVTKNVSAVSALKEVRTRLVHLQQEIAENHSIIMDGRDIGTVVLPQADIKIFLVASVEERAKRRYIENQEKGIEMSYEELVEDIRRRDYIDSTRKESPLKKADDAIEVDTTKMTIEDVVKTVTAFIQKNQ from the coding sequence ATGCAAGTTGCAATTGATGGACCTGCTTCATCTGGGAAAAGTACTATTTCAAAATTAATTGCGAAAGAAAATCACTTTTTATATTTAGATACAGGTGCGATGTATCGTGTGGTGACATTAGCAGTTTTACGTAACCACATTTCATTAGAAGACCATGATGCTATTAATGAGTTAGTTCAAAATATTGAAATTCGTTTTACAATGAAAGATGGAAAGCAAAGTGTATTTATGAACGGGGAAGATGTCACAGATGAGATTAGAAGTGTGGAAGTGACTAAAAATGTTTCTGCAGTTTCTGCACTAAAAGAAGTTCGTACTAGATTAGTTCATTTACAACAGGAAATTGCGGAAAATCATTCGATTATTATGGATGGAAGAGATATTGGGACAGTTGTACTTCCTCAAGCAGATATTAAAATTTTTCTTGTAGCAAGTGTTGAAGAACGTGCAAAACGTAGATATATAGAAAATCAAGAAAAAGGTATTGAGATGTCTTATGAGGAATTGGTGGAAGATATTCGACGTCGTGATTATATTGATTCTACTCGCAAAGAATCTCCCCTAAAAAAAGCAGATGATGCTATAGAAGTTGATACAACTAAAATGACGATTGAAGATGTTGTAAAAACAGTGACTGCATTCATTCAAAAGAACCAATAG
- a CDS encoding SAG1386/EF1546 family surface-associated protein, with the protein MTDNLNNERNPKEDQPWDRQFGEDTQKARQYSRSARNANGKASAPLLSVLLFVFIVVVVSPLLFMMWFYWSSSKAEVKPRTADEVMLTKVVETTTAETTTTETTVSTTNANTTTSSSNSRQQQNNQREQNTPEAPTTQNGAYGSHTVQAGETLYRIAVNHGMDVDTLKSINGLTTNNISPGMQLKVLQPRQ; encoded by the coding sequence ATGACTGATAATTTAAATAATGAAAGAAACCCAAAAGAAGACCAACCATGGGATCGCCAATTTGGTGAAGATACGCAAAAAGCACGTCAGTATTCACGTAGTGCTCGTAATGCTAATGGTAAAGCATCAGCACCTTTATTAAGTGTACTACTATTTGTATTCATTGTAGTAGTAGTATCTCCATTATTATTTATGATGTGGTTCTATTGGTCAAGTTCAAAAGCTGAGGTTAAACCTCGTACAGCAGATGAAGTTATGTTGACAAAAGTAGTAGAAACAACTACAGCAGAAACAACTACAACAGAAACAACGGTTTCTACAACAAATGCGAATACTACAACTTCATCATCTAATTCAAGACAACAACAAAATAATCAAAGAGAACAGAATACGCCTGAGGCACCTACTACTCAAAATGGTGCATATGGAAGTCATACTGTTCAGGCTGGTGAAACATTATATAGAATTGCAGTGAATCATGGAATGGACGTTGATACATTAAAATCGATTAATGGATTAACAACAAATAATATTTCACCTGGAATGCAATTAAAAGTATTACAACCAAGACAATAA
- a CDS encoding ferredoxin, with translation MNSKKTNPIYGRVDCESCIACGICQLKASNLFEYDTDGIAFIKQDNNTGSLPIPEQEIEAFKEAYTHCPTGAIKRKNSPF, from the coding sequence ATGAATTCAAAAAAAACAAATCCTATCTATGGAAGAGTAGACTGTGAAAGTTGTATCGCCTGCGGCATTTGCCAATTGAAAGCTAGCAATCTTTTTGAGTACGATACTGATGGGATAGCTTTTATCAAACAAGATAACAATACCGGAAGCCTCCCAATCCCTGAACAAGAAATAGAAGCCTTTAAAGAAGCCTATACTCACTGTCCAACAGGAGCCATTAAACGTAAAAACTCTCCTTTTTAA
- a CDS encoding amino acid ABC transporter ATP-binding protein — protein MSQEVVTIKHLNKVFGTHEVLKDISFSVQSGEVVTIIGSSGSGKSTLLRCVNLLEKPTSGEILYNGKNILDEDTNIYEYRTHLGMVFQQFNLFNNLNVLENCTVGPIKVLEKSKEEAEEIAEGFLEKVGMSAYLNARPRQLSGGQKQRVAIARALSMQPDVLLFDEPTSALDPEMVNEVLETMKSLAHTGLTMIIVTHEMEFARDVSDRVIFMDKGVIAEEGTAEQIFTNPQKERTKEFLMRVLS, from the coding sequence ATGAGTCAAGAAGTAGTAACGATTAAACATTTAAATAAAGTATTCGGGACTCATGAAGTCCTAAAAGACATTTCATTTTCAGTACAATCTGGTGAAGTAGTAACGATTATTGGTTCTTCTGGTTCAGGGAAATCCACATTGTTACGTTGTGTAAACTTATTAGAAAAACCAACTTCTGGTGAAATTTTATATAACGGAAAAAATATTTTAGATGAAGATACAAATATTTATGAATATCGTACACATTTAGGGATGGTATTCCAACAATTTAATTTATTTAACAACTTAAATGTACTAGAAAACTGTACAGTTGGTCCTATCAAAGTGTTGGAAAAATCAAAAGAAGAAGCTGAAGAAATTGCGGAAGGCTTTCTAGAAAAAGTTGGAATGAGTGCGTACTTAAATGCTCGTCCTCGTCAATTATCTGGTGGACAAAAACAACGTGTAGCCATTGCTAGAGCATTATCCATGCAACCAGATGTATTATTATTTGACGAACCAACTTCTGCATTAGATCCAGAGATGGTAAATGAAGTTTTAGAAACAATGAAGAGTTTAGCTCATACTGGGTTAACAATGATTATTGTAACTCATGAAATGGAATTTGCTAGAGACGTAAGTGACCGTGTTATCTTTATGGATAAAGGGGTTATTGCGGAAGAGGGAACTGCAGAGCAAATCTTTACAAATCCGCAAAAAGAAAGAACAAAAGAGTTCTTAATGCGTGTATTGTCGTAA